GAGCCGGGGAATCGGCACGACGGCGCTGGCGAATCCACCCAGCGCGCCGTACGTGACCACCCCCAGCTTCTCCACCGCGTGCCGCGCCCCATCGTCGAGCTTCATCCTGATCCGCGCGATCGGTGGCGTCTGTTCGAGATCGATCGCCAGGACGCGCGCGTACAGTTGCAGCTCGCCGGGATCGAGGCCGGTCCTTCTGCCGGAGGCGTCGATCTTCATCCCATGGATGAGGCGATGCAGCATGGGATCGAGCTTCGCGGCGGGGCGGGCAGGCTCCGCCGGGACCGTGGCGAACGCCTGCAGGACGGCGACGGCTAGTAGAATGCGAATGGGCTGCTTTTGCACGGTGGGCTGACTCCCTGGAACGCGTCCGGGCACCCGCGAAGGTACGACGCCTTCGTGGATTCGTCAATGACCGTGAAGCGGTCCAAGCCTTTCTCCGTCGCGAGTTCCTCGAGCGCGGGCGTGGCCGGTGCCGAACGACATGGCGCCGGCCGCGCCCGGGACACGGCACGCTCATCCGAACACCAAAGATTAGAACAGCAAGCGATATGTCATCTGGAGGTTCCGCCCCTGCTGGGGTATGACGTCCTTGATCGGCGAGATGTGGTTGCGATACAGCTTGTCGGACAGGTTCTCGAGCCGCACGCCGATGCGGTGCAGGATCCCCTTCCCCGCGAGCGTGATCCCTCCGTAGACGTTGTAGATCGTGTACCCGCCCGTTTCCGTCTCGAACGGGGCCACCCTGTCCTGGCGCAGCGCGCCCCTCGCCTCCGCCGCCACGAAGAAACTGTCGGTCTCGTAGCGCAGGCCGCCCCCGAAGCGGGTCGGCGTGATGCGCGGCAGCGGCTCGTCGATGCCCGTGTTCTGGGCCCGCACCGAATCGGCGAGGATCTCGAGGATGAAATGCTCGCGCAGGTTGAGATCGCCGTGCAGCTCGAAGCCGGTGAAATCGGCGTCGGCCGCGCCGTACTGGAAAATGGGGAATCCCGATCCGGCGTTGACGAGGCCCGTGGGACTGATGAATATGAAATCGCTGAAGCGCGTCTTGAAGAACGTGAGCTCGCCACCCAGCCGCTTCGTTCTCATCCTCAAGGACAGGTCGAGGCCGAGGCTCGTCTCCTTGCCGAGCGTCTCGTCCCCCACCTCGAAGGCAAAGGTCGCGGCGTGCGGGCCGTCCGCGAACAGCTCCTCGGCGCTCGGCGCCTTGGAGCTATGCGTGAGATTCGCCGACAGGCTGAGCGGGTCGTTGAGCTTCACGATCGTCCCCAGGGCCGCGGAGACCAGATCGAAGCTCTTGTCGATTCCCGTCGCCGCCTGATCGACTTTCACGCTCTCGAATCGGGCCCCCGCAAGGCACCGAATCTTGTCGAACGCCAGCTCTTCGTACACGAAGCCCGCGTACCCCTTGGTCCTGGCCTTCGGGACCAGCACCTCGGCCCCGACGGCGGAGAAGTCCTGGTCGAGGTTCCACAGCCCGAACGAGCCGTTCCAGCGCCCGTGCACCTTCTGGGACACGTCCACGCGGAGCTCGGTGGTGTCGAGGTCGAACTTCGTGCCGGGCGTCCCATCGTCCTCGAACTCCGTGTGCTCGTAGGTGCGGCTCACCGCTTCGAAGCGCGCCGCCTTGAACGGGCCGAACTCCTTGTCCACCTCGCCGCGCGCCTTGAGGCTGTGCTGCTTCATGCCGATCGTGACGCCCGGGTCGCCCGGAGGGACCGCGGCCCCGGCGTCGTCGACGGGGATCCCGTAGTCCGCCTCCCACGATCGATAGGCCACGCCGAACATCCCCCCCGGCTTCACGAAGGAGGCCCCCACGTGCGCGGTGTCGGTGTCGTATTGCGAGTTCCCCGCCGTGCCCCCCTTGAAGTCGAACTCGTCCGCCTCACGGTGCCCGCCCCCGACGCGGAACCCGACCGGCCCGGCCGCCGCCTCGATGTCCGCCGTGGCGGACATCTCGCCGGCGTTCGAACCTCCGAGCAGGAGGAGGCTGCCGGTGGGCTTCTCGTGCAGGTGCAGCGGCACTTCATTGCCGAGAATGTTGATCACGCCGCCGATGGCGTTGCTCCCGTACAGGAGGTTCGCCGGCCCGCGCACGATCTCGATCTGCTCCGCTCCCGCCGGATCGGAGGCCACGCCATGGTCCGGCGAGATCGACGACACGTCGCCGACGCGCAGCCCGTCCTCGAGAATCAGCACACGGTCGCCGCCGAACCCGCGGATGACCGGCCGTCCGGCCGCCGGCGTGAGACCGGTCTGCGAGACCCCCGGCTCGTTGCCCAGCGTCTGGCCGAGCGACACGGCGGCGCGCTGCTCCAGCTCCTTGGCTCCCATGACGTCCGTCGGCTGGTACACTTGAAGAGGATCCCGCGCCTCCACGCTCGCCGTCACCGTCAGCTTCTCTTCGTGGAACTGCACGTCGAGCACGACCTCGACGCTCGCCGGCTTGCCCGCCTCGACCGGGACCTGGCCCGAATACGACCCGTACCCCGTGGCCCGGACCGAGAGCAGATACTTTCCGGGCGGGAGATCTCCCAGAGTAAAGTGTCCGGACGAGTCGCTCCGCGCGATCCGGTACTGACCGATAACCTCGATCTCCGCCCCCAGAATCGGCTTCTTGCTGTCCTTGGTCGTTACCGTGCCGGTAATGCTGCCCTGCGCCGGACGCTCAGGCGTCGCGGGCGTTTCCGCAGATCCGGCTGTCTGCGCCCTCAGGCCTGTCACACCCACCATCGCAAGGAACGCTGCAACACTAAGGGAACTCAATGACTTTCGTTTTGATCGCATGGATCCCCCCCTGTATTTCTTCCGCAACGCGGACGGTCAATCATCGAAGACGGCGCCGTCATCCCCGCGGCGCGTGCGCCGGCGGACGGAATGGTGGCCGTCTCGGGACGGATGTCCCGCTATTCATTCACGACGTATGGGCTGTCAGACCGCGAGGAGGACTGGGGGACCGCGCAGGGGGTGGAGGACGGAGACACTGCAAAGCGTGCGATCGGCGGTCGGCTCCAGCGGTAGCCGGAACGTGACCGGCCGGGGAAGCGGCACGCGCACATCGGAGACCGCCAGCGAAGGACGATCCTGCGACGTGCAGACCGGACAGCGGGCATGGTCCGGGTGATGCGGGACGATCTGGTGGACCGCCACCAGGACGAACGCGAGCGCGAGGACTGTCGCGCACCACCTGACCCACGGCCGCGTGCCAGGCGGACGGACTGGGTCTCGTGTCATGGACCTGTCTCCCTGAAGAAGGCCGTCATTCTATGACGAGCCCCTGCTTGAATCAAGGAGACACCTCTCAGAATGTGGTGACCACCGAGAGGCGAATCTCGTCGTTGTCGAGGGCCGTCGGCCGCTCGTGGCGCTCGGTGTAGTCGAGCTGGATCTTGCGGCCGTGCCCGGCGGCGAAATAGGTGAGGCCGGCGGTGCGGTTGTGGACGGTGGCCGTCACCGCGCCGCGGTCGGTGTCGAGATTCTCGTAGCGTCCGACGACCTGGAGCCGGCCCGGACCGACGTGCCCGGGGAGGAGAAGCCCGGCCTGGGTGTAGTACCCGCGGATCGACCGGGTGTCGGCGCCCGGGCCGTCATAATCGTCGCGGCGCTCGAGCCAGGCCCCCTCGAACGTCAGCGCCCACGTCCCGGCGAACGGCTGATCGTAAAAGAGGTCCGCGGCCCAGGCGCGGTAGGCGCGGGACTCGGCGGTGAACGCGGAATCGTCCTTCGAGTCGAGCCTGTGGTTCTGGGCGTCCGCCTGCACGGCGACCTGCAGGATCCGCTTCTCTCCGATGGTGGTGCCGGTGTAGCCCGCTCCGGTCTCGGGGGTGAACCAGTTCCAGGAGACGCGCGCCGCCCCGCGCAGGCTGCTCGTGGGGTTGCTGTCTTCCTGGTCCGATCCGTCGAACACGGCGACCCGGTACTGCAGGCCGCCGTGGTTCCCCCAGATCATCCCTCCCTGGTCCCGGCTCCCTTCGATCGCGGGCCGGAGCGAAGGGAGGAGCGCGCGATCGACCAGGAGCTGATTGAATGCGGACTGGAGGTTCTGGCGCAGGAACGGGACCTTGAACTGGCCCACCATGAATTGAAGCGCGTCGGCGCGCTTGTAGTTGAGGTACAGATCCTTGACGCGGAACCCCGCATCGTCCCTCAGGACCTTGCTGCCGACATTGTCCTGCCCGAGCTGGGCGTAGAGGTCCACCTTGGGGGACGCCTGGGCCACGAGAATCACTCTCCCCCGCCTCAGGAACAGGTCCTGGATGTCCTCGGTCTGCGGCGTCGGGGCGGGGGACCCCGAGGGGAGGTCGTCGGCCCCGCCGGCGACGGCCCAGAACATCAGCCGGAGCTCGATCTCGATCTTTTTCTTCTCCCCCGCCTCGGGGGCCGTCGCGGCCCCCGTGGGACGGCCCATCGCCAGGGCCAGGATCGACAGGGCTACCCATCCGTGAAGTCCGTGCCGCACCTTGCGCCTCCTTGTGGTTGTTGAATCCATCAACGCGTCGCCAGCAGGTGAAGCGAGTTCGCCTTGCACACCAGGTGCGCCCGCCCGCCGGGAGCGAGGGCGAGCTGCCGGCACGCCTGCGCCGTGATCGTCGCGAGCACCGGCGCGCCCAGCCGGCCCACCGCCACGACCACGACGACCTGCCCGGCCCCGCCGTCCTCGGCCGCCGGTTGCCGGATCTCCCGGATCTCTCCCGCCAGGATGT
This window of the Candidatus Polarisedimenticolia bacterium genome carries:
- a CDS encoding TonB-dependent receptor, which translates into the protein MTGLRAQTAGSAETPATPERPAQGSITGTVTTKDSKKPILGAEIEVIGQYRIARSDSSGHFTLGDLPPGKYLLSVRATGYGSYSGQVPVEAGKPASVEVVLDVQFHEEKLTVTASVEARDPLQVYQPTDVMGAKELEQRAAVSLGQTLGNEPGVSQTGLTPAAGRPVIRGFGGDRVLILEDGLRVGDVSSISPDHGVASDPAGAEQIEIVRGPANLLYGSNAIGGVINILGNEVPLHLHEKPTGSLLLLGGSNAGEMSATADIEAAAGPVGFRVGGGHREADEFDFKGGTAGNSQYDTDTAHVGASFVKPGGMFGVAYRSWEADYGIPVDDAGAAVPPGDPGVTIGMKQHSLKARGEVDKEFGPFKAARFEAVSRTYEHTEFEDDGTPGTKFDLDTTELRVDVSQKVHGRWNGSFGLWNLDQDFSAVGAEVLVPKARTKGYAGFVYEELAFDKIRCLAGARFESVKVDQAATGIDKSFDLVSAALGTIVKLNDPLSLSANLTHSSKAPSAEELFADGPHAATFAFEVGDETLGKETSLGLDLSLRMRTKRLGGELTFFKTRFSDFIFISPTGLVNAGSGFPIFQYGAADADFTGFELHGDLNLREHFILEILADSVRAQNTGIDEPLPRITPTRFGGGLRYETDSFFVAAEARGALRQDRVAPFETETGGYTIYNVYGGITLAGKGILHRIGVRLENLSDKLYRNHISPIKDVIPQQGRNLQMTYRLLF
- a CDS encoding porin; the protein is MRHGLHGWVALSILALAMGRPTGAATAPEAGEKKKIEIELRLMFWAVAGGADDLPSGSPAPTPQTEDIQDLFLRRGRVILVAQASPKVDLYAQLGQDNVGSKVLRDDAGFRVKDLYLNYKRADALQFMVGQFKVPFLRQNLQSAFNQLLVDRALLPSLRPAIEGSRDQGGMIWGNHGGLQYRVAVFDGSDQEDSNPTSSLRGAARVSWNWFTPETGAGYTGTTIGEKRILQVAVQADAQNHRLDSKDDSAFTAESRAYRAWAADLFYDQPFAGTWALTFEGAWLERRDDYDGPGADTRSIRGYYTQAGLLLPGHVGPGRLQVVGRYENLDTDRGAVTATVHNRTAGLTYFAAGHGRKIQLDYTERHERPTALDNDEIRLSVVTTF